The following coding sequences are from one Microbulbifer sp. TB1203 window:
- a CDS encoding Trm112 family protein — MDKKLLSLLVCPVSKAPLEYHEDRQELWCKASGLAYPVRDGIPVMLESEARQLTADEKLDKNN, encoded by the coding sequence ATGGATAAGAAGCTGCTGAGTCTGTTGGTGTGTCCGGTGAGCAAGGCGCCGCTCGAATATCACGAGGACCGCCAGGAACTGTGGTGCAAGGCCAGCGGCCTGGCCTATCCGGTGCGCGACGGCATACCGGTGATGCTGGAGTCCGAGGCGCGCCAGCTGACTGCCGATGAAAAGCTGGACAAGAACAACTGA
- a CDS encoding alpha/beta hydrolase → MEFVSRGNRLHYRRWWVEGALGAVVIAHGLGEHSGRYRQLARQLNCSGFSVYALDHYGHGLSEGPRGHIDDFAHYSEDLHHFIRLVKRDNAGCGLHLLGHSMGGVIACGCAVRYGGIDSLILSAPGFRGCREPGSLERWLAQRLAVLAPRLTLPNRIDPRWLSRDSAVVEDYRADDLVHGRVSLQWFVSFLRERDYLYPRLPQITEPCLLLLPEADKVVDAATSRAWFERLGSGNKQLHVFPDAYHEVFNEAEEGPRARELLLQHLELLLPMPAAAVSR, encoded by the coding sequence ATGGAGTTCGTTTCCCGAGGCAATCGCCTCCACTATCGGCGCTGGTGGGTCGAAGGGGCGCTGGGCGCCGTCGTGATCGCTCACGGGTTGGGCGAGCACAGCGGACGCTATCGGCAACTGGCGCGGCAGCTCAACTGCTCCGGCTTCAGCGTCTACGCACTGGATCACTACGGCCACGGCCTGTCCGAGGGGCCGCGCGGCCATATCGACGACTTCGCCCACTACAGCGAGGACCTGCACCACTTTATCCGCCTGGTTAAACGGGACAACGCCGGCTGCGGCCTGCACCTGCTGGGTCACAGCATGGGGGGCGTTATCGCCTGTGGCTGCGCGGTGCGTTACGGGGGCATCGACAGCCTGATTCTCTCCGCGCCGGGATTTCGCGGCTGCCGGGAGCCGGGCTCCCTGGAGCGTTGGCTGGCACAGCGGCTGGCGGTGCTGGCGCCGCGCCTGACCCTGCCCAATCGCATTGACCCGCGCTGGCTCAGCCGCGACAGCGCCGTGGTCGAGGACTACCGGGCGGACGATCTGGTGCATGGGCGTGTATCGCTGCAGTGGTTTGTGTCCTTCCTGCGCGAGCGCGACTATCTCTATCCCCGCCTCCCGCAGATCACCGAGCCGTGCCTGCTGTTGCTGCCGGAAGCGGACAAGGTGGTGGATGCCGCCACCAGCCGCGCCTGGTTCGAGCGCCTGGGCAGCGGGAACAAACAGCTGCATGTTTTTCCCGATGCCTATCACGAGGTATTCAACGAGGCGGAGGAAGGGCCGCGAGCGCGGGAGCTGCTGCTGCAACATCTCGAATTGCTGCTGCCCATGCCGGCAGCCGCGGTTTCCCGCTGA
- a CDS encoding histidine triad nucleotide-binding protein, translating to MAEPSVFSRIISGEIPAERVYEDDQCIVIKDHAPQAPTHLLIIPRKPLVNLSVAEPGDKPLLGHLLWVAGELGRKLGLEGFRLVVNNGRSAGQTVFHLHIHLLAQSKMRERDLGALK from the coding sequence ATGGCCGAACCCAGTGTATTCAGCCGGATCATCTCCGGCGAAATCCCCGCCGAACGCGTCTACGAGGATGATCAGTGCATCGTCATCAAGGACCACGCTCCGCAGGCGCCCACCCACCTGCTGATTATCCCGCGCAAGCCGCTGGTGAATCTGTCCGTGGCGGAGCCCGGTGACAAGCCGCTGCTCGGCCACCTGCTGTGGGTGGCCGGGGAACTGGGCCGCAAGCTGGGACTCGAGGGGTTCCGCCTGGTGGTGAACAACGGCCGCAGCGCGGGGCAGACGGTTTTCCATCTGCATATCCATCTGCTGGCTCAGAGCAAGATGCGCGAGCGGGATCTGGGCGCACTGAAATAA
- a CDS encoding UvrD-helicase domain-containing protein, producing MPAIQVAISQDFFQAFARVPRAQQKKVNEFVSKFRNNPEASGINYEKINDAASPGYRSVRIDQDYRGIVYKPKVGNVYLMMWVDKHDAAYDWARRHKCEVHPETGSLQIYETVHSELAVAVVAQAVPAAEPLFSLRDRELLRLGIPQERLEGVKALVSQDQLDAMQNTLPVEAFEALCFLAEGLPLEEVMEEYAAADGPSKIDIEDYERALLTSQSQRRFHVVEDEMELKQMLEAPLEQWRVFLHPTQRELVDRTWNGPVRVLGGAGTGKTVVAMHRARWLVKNVLEPDERLLFTTFTRNLAMDIEANLRKICTPEQMKQIEVMNIDRWVHRFLKREKESLKIVYPGNESYDKCWERAVQMAPSEIDLPDSFYEEEWERVILPQRVLSQKEYFKASRIGRGVALNRKQRMQIWPVFEEMRLQLHQHGLVTMEDGVFIAIDKIREGAVVRPYRAVVVDEGQDLGAEAFKLLGELVPIDNRDCMMIVGDAHQRIYKKRASLSSCGINIRGRGRKLRINYRTSEQIRRYATAVLEGVEVDDLDGGTDRPNGYRSLFDGQPPSVHGFENAQDEAEFIVQKIRRLQEEAVPLSDICLVGRTEIPLKMVTGKLREAGIEVYKVSRDTTDNTAVLGVRYANMHRIKGLEFKDVFLVGISEGVVPMPPRGNSTEDITEIRARELNERALLHVAATRAVRSLFVTWCGSPSRFIANE from the coding sequence ATGCCAGCCATACAAGTCGCCATTTCCCAGGACTTTTTCCAGGCTTTTGCGCGAGTGCCGAGGGCGCAGCAGAAGAAGGTGAATGAGTTTGTCAGCAAGTTTCGCAATAACCCCGAAGCTTCCGGCATCAACTACGAGAAGATCAACGATGCGGCCAGCCCCGGATACCGCTCGGTGCGCATTGACCAGGATTACCGGGGGATCGTTTACAAGCCGAAGGTGGGCAATGTCTACCTGATGATGTGGGTGGACAAGCACGACGCCGCCTACGACTGGGCACGGCGGCACAAGTGTGAGGTGCACCCTGAGACGGGTTCGCTGCAAATCTACGAGACGGTTCACAGTGAGCTTGCCGTTGCGGTGGTTGCGCAAGCAGTGCCGGCCGCTGAGCCTCTATTCAGTTTGCGGGATCGTGAGCTCTTGAGGCTGGGTATTCCGCAAGAGCGGCTGGAGGGTGTAAAGGCGTTGGTCAGTCAGGACCAGCTGGATGCCATGCAAAACACGCTTCCGGTGGAGGCCTTCGAGGCGCTGTGTTTCCTGGCAGAGGGGCTGCCGCTCGAGGAGGTGATGGAGGAGTATGCCGCTGCGGACGGTCCGTCGAAGATCGATATCGAGGACTACGAGCGGGCCCTGCTGACATCCCAGAGCCAGCGCCGTTTCCATGTGGTGGAAGATGAGATGGAGCTCAAGCAGATGCTTGAGGCCCCTCTGGAGCAGTGGCGGGTGTTCCTGCACCCGACCCAGCGTGAACTCGTCGACCGTACCTGGAACGGCCCTGTACGGGTGCTTGGCGGGGCTGGTACCGGCAAGACGGTGGTGGCCATGCACCGCGCCCGCTGGCTGGTCAAGAATGTGCTCGAGCCCGATGAGAGGCTGCTGTTCACCACCTTTACCCGCAACCTGGCCATGGATATCGAGGCCAATTTGCGCAAGATCTGCACGCCCGAGCAGATGAAGCAAATCGAGGTGATGAATATTGATCGCTGGGTGCATCGTTTTCTCAAGCGCGAGAAAGAGTCGCTCAAGATCGTGTATCCGGGTAACGAGTCCTATGACAAGTGTTGGGAAAGGGCCGTGCAAATGGCTCCCAGCGAAATTGATTTACCAGACTCCTTTTATGAGGAAGAGTGGGAGCGGGTCATTCTTCCACAGCGGGTGCTGAGTCAGAAGGAGTATTTCAAGGCCAGCCGTATTGGTCGCGGGGTGGCGCTGAACAGAAAACAACGGATGCAGATCTGGCCGGTATTCGAAGAGATGCGCCTGCAGCTTCATCAACATGGCCTGGTAACGATGGAGGACGGTGTCTTTATTGCCATCGACAAGATCAGGGAGGGGGCGGTGGTGCGGCCCTACCGTGCGGTTGTGGTCGATGAGGGCCAGGATCTCGGCGCTGAGGCATTCAAGTTGCTGGGTGAGCTGGTGCCCATTGACAACCGGGATTGCATGATGATTGTTGGTGACGCTCACCAGCGCATCTACAAGAAAAGGGCTTCTTTATCCTCCTGCGGTATCAATATTCGGGGCAGGGGGCGCAAACTTCGTATCAACTACCGTACCAGTGAGCAGATCCGCCGTTATGCCACCGCGGTGCTGGAGGGCGTGGAGGTCGATGACCTGGACGGCGGGACAGACAGGCCAAATGGCTATCGGTCACTTTTTGATGGCCAGCCGCCGTCTGTGCATGGATTCGAAAATGCGCAGGATGAAGCGGAATTTATTGTTCAGAAGATCCGGCGTTTGCAGGAAGAGGCGGTTCCGCTGAGTGATATCTGCCTTGTAGGGCGAACGGAAATTCCTTTGAAAATGGTCACCGGGAAACTGCGGGAAGCCGGGATAGAAGTGTACAAAGTCAGCCGGGATACTACCGATAATACCGCGGTGCTAGGGGTCCGTTATGCCAACATGCATCGGATCAAAGGCCTGGAATTCAAGGACGTGTTTCTGGTCGGCATCTCAGAGGGCGTGGTGCCCATGCCGCCGAGAGGAAATAGTACGGAGGATATCACCGAAATACGGGCTCGGGAGCTGAATGAACGGGCCCTGCTGCATGTGGCGGCTACGCGTGCGGTTCGCTCATTGTTTGTGACTTGGTGTGGTAGCCCTAGCAGGTTTATTGCAAATGAGTGA
- the glpK gene encoding glycerol kinase GlpK — protein MILSIDQGTTGTTAFVFDTSGTLLGRSYSELPNYYPHPGWVEQKAEEIWQVTLRVCAAALERAGIAAADLTALGITNQRETTILWDRKTGEPVCPAIVWQCRRSAELCAELERAGKAEWLLEKTGLVLDAYFSASKLQWLFRQQPELLARARAGELCFGTVDSWLIWKMSGGRAHLTDHTNASRTLLYNLEERNWDGELLELFECPQSLLPKILPSAGHFATTDPQVFLGAEVPICGVAGDQQASLFGQGCTEPGSIKNTYGTGCFMLAYAGAERPQVPRGLLTTIACDPAGAPVYALEGAVFNAGSAVQWLRDQLGLIQHAAETETIANRVPDTRGVYLVPAFSGLGAPHWDSAARGTICGLTRGAGKAELVRATLESIAYQSDELAQLMAEGLGMEISHIRADGGASANNFLMQFQSDISRVRVERPRQIESTAVGAALLAGIGAGIWPAGDMPRSLLEIERDFVPQMEPARRDELVGGWCKAVTACRTFR, from the coding sequence ATGATCCTGTCCATCGACCAGGGCACCACCGGAACCACCGCCTTCGTCTTCGACACCAGCGGCACCCTGCTGGGCCGCAGCTATTCCGAACTCCCCAATTACTATCCCCACCCCGGCTGGGTGGAACAGAAAGCCGAGGAGATCTGGCAGGTCACCCTGCGGGTCTGCGCCGCGGCGTTGGAGCGGGCGGGGATTGCCGCCGCCGATCTCACCGCCCTGGGGATCACCAACCAGCGGGAAACCACCATCCTGTGGGACCGGAAAACCGGCGAGCCGGTATGTCCGGCAATCGTCTGGCAGTGCCGCCGCTCCGCGGAACTGTGCGCCGAGCTGGAGCGCGCGGGTAAAGCCGAGTGGTTGCTCGAGAAGACCGGCCTGGTACTGGACGCTTACTTTTCCGCCAGCAAACTGCAGTGGCTATTCCGGCAGCAGCCGGAACTGCTGGCCCGCGCTCGCGCCGGCGAACTCTGCTTCGGCACCGTGGACAGCTGGCTGATCTGGAAGATGAGCGGCGGCCGTGCCCATCTCACCGACCACACCAACGCCAGCCGCACTCTGCTGTACAACCTGGAAGAGAGAAACTGGGACGGCGAGCTGTTGGAGTTGTTCGAGTGCCCCCAGTCGCTGCTGCCGAAGATACTGCCCTCAGCCGGACATTTCGCCACCACAGACCCTCAGGTGTTTCTCGGCGCTGAAGTACCCATCTGCGGGGTGGCGGGTGACCAGCAGGCATCCCTGTTCGGCCAGGGCTGCACCGAGCCCGGCAGCATCAAGAATACCTACGGCACCGGCTGCTTTATGCTCGCATACGCAGGCGCCGAGCGGCCGCAGGTGCCCCGGGGCCTGCTCACAACTATTGCCTGCGATCCCGCGGGAGCGCCGGTCTATGCCCTGGAAGGCGCGGTATTCAATGCCGGCTCCGCGGTGCAGTGGCTGCGGGACCAACTGGGCCTGATCCAGCATGCTGCGGAGACAGAAACCATCGCCAACCGGGTCCCGGATACCCGCGGCGTCTATCTGGTGCCGGCGTTCAGCGGACTGGGTGCGCCCCATTGGGATTCCGCCGCCCGCGGAACCATCTGCGGCCTCACCCGCGGCGCCGGCAAGGCGGAGCTGGTTCGCGCCACCCTGGAATCCATCGCCTACCAGAGCGACGAACTGGCGCAGCTGATGGCGGAGGGGCTCGGGATGGAAATCAGCCATATCCGTGCCGACGGCGGTGCCAGTGCGAACAATTTCCTGATGCAATTCCAGTCCGATATCTCCCGGGTGCGCGTGGAGCGGCCGCGGCAGATAGAGTCCACCGCCGTGGGTGCGGCGCTGCTGGCAGGGATCGGCGCCGGTATCTGGCCCGCCGGGGATATGCCCCGGAGTCTGCTGGAGATCGAGCGGGACTTCGTGCCGCAAATGGAACCGGCGCGTCGCGATGAACTGGTCGGTGGTTGGTGCAAAGCGGTGACGGCCTGCCGGACGTTCAGATGA
- a CDS encoding regulatory protein RecX, whose translation MFPSEDKTQALYGAALELLSRREHSRLELREKLADKFPCADFDALFQRLQDLNYQSDHRFAEVFARSRVQRGQGPLRIRRELHQRGIEGDLINSALEQLEADWFALAAEQLQRKFRSPVSSALPRDQQLKERARRQRYLAYRGFPADAINWALDAEESDLYSAH comes from the coding sequence GTGTTTCCCTCCGAGGACAAGACTCAAGCGCTCTACGGTGCGGCGCTTGAGTTGCTCTCCCGACGCGAGCACTCCCGCCTCGAATTGCGGGAGAAGCTCGCAGATAAATTCCCCTGCGCCGATTTCGATGCGCTGTTCCAGCGCCTGCAGGATCTCAACTACCAGTCCGATCACCGCTTCGCCGAGGTCTTTGCCCGCTCCCGCGTACAGCGTGGCCAGGGACCGCTGCGCATCCGCCGCGAATTGCACCAGCGCGGTATCGAAGGCGACCTGATCAACAGTGCGCTGGAGCAGTTGGAAGCGGACTGGTTTGCGCTCGCCGCGGAGCAGCTGCAGCGCAAATTCCGCAGTCCGGTCAGCTCCGCCCTGCCGCGTGACCAGCAGCTCAAGGAACGAGCGCGGCGCCAACGCTATCTCGCCTACCGCGGATTTCCCGCCGACGCCATCAACTGGGCGCTGGACGCGGAGGAATCCGACTTATACTCTGCTCATTAG
- a CDS encoding class I fructose-bisphosphate aldolase, whose protein sequence is MSVNEEMQSTIDDMVDGRRGILAADESNGTIAKRFDSVGVESTEEHRRFYRSLLLSTEGLGEYISGVILFEETLRQADDSGTSLPQLAAKQGIVPGIKVDKGKGPLPGAPGDMITYGLDGLAERLDGYKEQGARFAKWREVYPITPENPTRLGLTANAEMLARYAAACQSRGVVPIVEPEVLIDGNHSIQRSAEVNEQVWHAVFHALHQHGVVLELMILKPSMVTPGKECAKAPAEQVAEYTMRSLRRAVPVAVPSINFLSGGQGPEEATINLNALNQLWHAPWQLSFSYGRALQEPALKAWQGVAENGPAAQQALLKRAELNHLAMLGEYQEGLERE, encoded by the coding sequence ATGTCTGTCAATGAAGAAATGCAAAGCACCATCGACGATATGGTGGACGGTCGTCGCGGCATTCTCGCCGCCGACGAGAGCAACGGTACCATCGCCAAACGGTTCGACTCCGTGGGGGTCGAATCCACCGAAGAGCACCGTCGCTTTTACCGCTCGCTACTGCTGTCCACCGAGGGGCTGGGTGAATACATTAGTGGGGTGATCCTGTTCGAGGAGACCCTGAGGCAGGCGGACGACAGCGGCACGTCGCTGCCACAGCTGGCGGCGAAGCAAGGGATCGTTCCCGGTATCAAGGTGGACAAGGGCAAGGGCCCGCTGCCCGGTGCGCCGGGGGATATGATTACCTACGGTCTGGACGGCCTGGCCGAGCGGCTGGACGGCTACAAGGAGCAGGGGGCGCGCTTCGCCAAGTGGCGCGAGGTCTACCCGATCACCCCGGAAAACCCCACCCGGTTGGGATTGACCGCGAACGCGGAAATGCTCGCCCGCTACGCGGCGGCGTGCCAGTCCAGGGGAGTGGTGCCGATTGTGGAGCCGGAAGTGCTGATCGATGGCAATCACAGCATTCAGCGCAGCGCCGAAGTGAACGAGCAGGTGTGGCACGCGGTGTTTCACGCCCTGCACCAGCACGGCGTGGTGCTGGAGCTGATGATCCTGAAGCCCAGCATGGTCACCCCGGGCAAGGAGTGCGCCAAGGCACCCGCCGAACAGGTTGCGGAGTACACCATGCGCAGTCTGCGCCGCGCCGTACCCGTCGCGGTGCCCAGTATCAATTTCCTATCCGGCGGCCAGGGGCCCGAAGAGGCCACGATCAACCTCAATGCGCTCAACCAGTTGTGGCATGCTCCCTGGCAGCTCAGTTTTTCCTACGGCCGGGCGTTACAGGAGCCGGCGCTCAAAGCCTGGCAGGGCGTTGCCGAAAACGGCCCGGCGGCGCAACAGGCCCTTCTGAAGCGCGCGGAGCTCAACCACCTGGCGATGTTGGGGGAGTACCAGGAGGGATTGGAGCGCGAATAG
- a CDS encoding CinA family protein — protein MTGKIEILELAQTLGEELHKHGWRATAAESCTGGGIAAAITSVPGASNWFEGSVVSYANRIKRDWLDVAEEDLESFGAVSEQVARQMASGALAAMDANIAVAVSGIAGPDGGTEEKPVGTVWIAWAISAGQEPVTIRAQCFHFEGDRAAVQAQTVAEALRGMLVLVREHPE, from the coding sequence ATGACCGGAAAAATAGAGATTTTGGAATTGGCGCAGACCCTCGGCGAGGAACTGCACAAGCACGGCTGGCGCGCCACGGCGGCGGAGTCCTGCACGGGCGGCGGCATCGCCGCGGCCATCACCTCGGTGCCCGGGGCCTCCAACTGGTTCGAGGGCTCGGTGGTGAGCTACGCCAACCGGATCAAGCGCGATTGGCTGGACGTGGCGGAGGAGGATCTGGAAAGTTTCGGCGCGGTGAGCGAGCAGGTGGCGCGGCAGATGGCCAGCGGTGCGCTGGCGGCCATGGATGCCAATATCGCCGTGGCGGTGAGCGGCATTGCCGGCCCGGACGGTGGCACCGAGGAGAAGCCGGTGGGCACGGTGTGGATCGCCTGGGCCATATCCGCCGGGCAGGAGCCGGTAACCATCCGGGCGCAGTGTTTCCATTTCGAGGGAGACCGCGCGGCGGTTCAGGCGCAGACGGTGGCCGAGGCGCTGCGGGGGATGCTGGTGCTGGTGCGGGAACATCCGGAGTAG
- the recA gene encoding recombinase RecA yields MDSNKDKALQAALSQIERQFGKGTVMRMGDKERVQIPAISTGSLGLDVALGIGGLPRGRIVEIYGPESSGKTTLTLQVIAEAQRKGGTCAFVDAEHALDPIYAEKLGVNVDELIVSQPDTGEQALEVADMLVRSGAVDVLVVDSVAALTPRAEIEGEMGDSHVGLQARLMSQALRKLTGNIKNTNTLCVFINQIRMKIGVMFGSPETTTGGNALKFYSSVRLDIRRIGSVKEGDEVVGNETRVKVVKNKVAPPFKQTEFQIMYGQGINLLGEIIDYGVKLGLIDKAGAWYSYKGDKIGQGKANAVKFLKENQEIRDEIEGQLRAQLLGAPVPAKPEETAAEITED; encoded by the coding sequence ATGGATTCCAACAAAGACAAGGCACTGCAGGCGGCGCTGTCTCAGATCGAGCGCCAGTTCGGCAAGGGTACGGTGATGCGCATGGGGGACAAGGAGCGCGTCCAGATTCCGGCAATATCCACCGGCTCCCTGGGCCTGGATGTGGCCCTGGGCATCGGCGGTCTGCCCCGCGGCCGAATCGTGGAGATCTACGGCCCGGAATCCTCCGGTAAAACCACCCTGACCCTGCAGGTCATTGCCGAAGCCCAGCGCAAGGGCGGCACCTGTGCCTTCGTCGATGCCGAGCACGCGCTGGACCCCATCTATGCGGAAAAGCTCGGCGTGAATGTGGACGAGTTGATCGTGTCCCAGCCGGATACCGGCGAACAGGCGCTGGAAGTTGCCGATATGCTGGTGCGCTCCGGCGCGGTGGATGTACTGGTGGTGGACTCGGTGGCGGCGCTGACCCCGCGTGCGGAAATCGAGGGCGAGATGGGCGATTCCCACGTGGGCCTGCAGGCGCGACTGATGTCCCAGGCGCTGCGCAAGCTCACCGGCAATATCAAGAACACCAATACCCTGTGCGTTTTCATCAACCAGATCCGCATGAAGATCGGCGTGATGTTCGGCTCGCCGGAGACCACCACCGGCGGCAACGCGCTCAAGTTCTACTCCTCCGTGCGCCTGGATATCCGCCGCATCGGCTCGGTGAAAGAGGGCGACGAAGTGGTGGGCAACGAGACCCGGGTGAAGGTGGTCAAGAACAAGGTGGCGCCGCCGTTCAAGCAGACCGAGTTCCAGATCATGTACGGTCAGGGCATCAACCTGCTGGGCGAGATCATCGACTACGGTGTCAAGCTGGGCCTGATCGACAAGGCCGGCGCCTGGTACAGCTATAAGGGCGACAAGATCGGCCAGGGCAAGGCCAACGCGGTCAAGTTTCTGAAGGAGAACCAGGAAATCCGCGATGAGATCGAAGGCCAGCTGCGCGCGCAGTTGCTGGGTGCTCCGGTGCCGGCGAAGCCGGAGGAAACCGCAGCGGAAATCACGGAAGACTAG